GCAACACTTCAGATATCTTCCCCGCGCCCACGATGCCGATCCTTACTTTTTTCATGCACTCACCTCCTCAGAGTTTTTCCAGATCGATCAGTTTCTTTCTGTGTGGAGACAGCGGGAATCTGCTTCCTAAGTGCTTGAACACCTCTGCGTAGGCGCAACCAGTTTGAATGCCCCTGAAACCTGCCGGAAAGATGATCGATGGCATGATCTCCTTCTCGTAGACGTCCTCATCGAAAGCGTTCTTCATGAGTTCTATGGCCTTCTTCTTGAACTCGTAAGAATCAGATATATCGATCGCCACGTCGAACTGAAAGTCCAGACTCGAAGCTGGAATCTCGAACAGATAGATCTCTTTTTCAAGCCTTCTCGCAACATCGATAGTGATCTTTGAAACAACCTCATGGTCGTACAGGATCTCGCTGTGGAAGTGTGTGAAAACTATATCTGGATCGAAACTCTCCATGAGCCTTCTGAGCTCTTTCGAGAGAACCACCTCGTCTATCTGACCGTACGAAAAACCGAACTTTTCTGCCTCTGCCCCGAGCAACTTCATGGCTTCGACGTAACCGTCTATCCTATCTCCACAAACGCTCAGCGCACAGACACGGTTCTGTCGCAGTGAAAGTTCCCTCATTGTTCCGCCAGCACCTATGATCGGATCGTCGCTGTGCGCAGCGACAATCAGTATCCTTTTCATAAATCCACCTTCTTCAAACTCGAGCGTCTGACCACGAGCCTCGGGGAAAACACGTAACGTTTTATCTTCGAGTTGCCTTTGATCAGTTCGAAGAGCAGTTTCGCCGCGACCTCACCCATCTCCTCCACAGGTTGATGAACCGAACTCAAAGGTGGATCGATGATCTCACACAGTTCTTCATCGTTGTCGAAACCGACGATCGCCACATCGTTTGGAATTCTCATATTTTTTTCTTTCAGCGCCCTCATAGCACCTATCGCGACGAGATCGTTCATGCAGAACACACCATCGACCTGAACACCCTCTTCGAGCAACCTCTTCATCCCTTCGTAACCTGCAGATTCGTTGTACCCAACCGGTTCAACGAACGGTTTTAAACTCGCCTCGTTCATGGCCGCCTCGTAGCCTTTCGCCCTCTCCAGAGAAACGTACAGTTCGTGCGTTCCACCCAGATGAACGATGTTCCTGCAGCTGTTTTCGATCAAATGTTTCGTCGCCATGTACGCACCGTAGCGGTTGTCCAGCACGATCGAGACGACGTTGTCCAGCTCGTAGAACTTGTCGAAAACCACTACAGGGATGTAATCGGAAATTTCTTCCACCAGATCGTCGCTGACACGCGAATTTCCAATGATGATCCCATCGATTCCGAAAAACCTCGCGTTTCTGATGAGTTTTTCCTCTCTTTCCAAGTTTCTGAAAGAATCCATCAGTATGACGAGCGAGTCCTCACCACAGGCTTTCTGAACCCCGCGCGTGAGCCTCGCAAAGAACGGGTTTATGATGTCCGGCACGATGAGCCCTATGGTGAGTATCTTGCTCTTTCGTGCCATGTTGCGCGCGTGATAGTTGGGTGTGTAGCCGAGCTCTCGCGCGATTTTGAGAATCTCTTTCCTCTTCTCCTCACTCACACGCCCTTTACCGTTGAGAACCTTCGAGACGGTCGAGACGGAAACGTTGGCCAAATTTGCTACATCTTTGAGAGTTGGCAAGCATTAAATCCTCCTTCTCACATATGGTTAATCGTTTTCCCAATCAGTTCACATTTAGTCTACCAGTTTTCCACACCACTGACAAACATCTTTGTTGACCATAAAGAGTGATCTTCTCGAATCTTCGCTCTTTACTCGCAAAAGAAATGTCGAATTCGCAATCGAGCTTTTCTTTTCTCAAAATTCCGCCATTTTTCTTCAGCATGTAACAGAACCACACTAATGTAAACTGGCTGGGCGGTCGCTGTTTGATTCTGAAAGTCAGGTGCTTCTGAACCTGTGTTAGTCTAATTGTGTGGGTGAGAGCTTGGAAAGGGAAGATTTTGTTGACCGGGTAAAGATATTCGTGAAAGCTGGAGATGGTGGAAACGGCGCGGTGAGTTTCCGCAGGGAAAAGTACGTGCCCAAAGGTGGTCCGGACGGCGGCGATGGGGGCGATGGTGGTTTCGTCATCCTCCGCGCCGATGCGAGTCTTTCTACGCTGCTCAAGTTCAAACACCAGAAAAAGTTCGTCGCCGAGAACGGCCAGCACGGTCGCGGCAAGAAGCAGGCGGGCAAAAACGGTGAGGATCTGATCATAGACGTTCCTGTGGGTACCGTCGTGAAAGACGCAGTAACAGGCGAGATCATCGCCGATCTTGACAGGCACGGTATGATGGTCTGCGTCGCACGTGGGGGCAAGGGTGGCAGGGGCAACGTCCACTTTGCCACGAGTACGCTCAGAGCTCCCAGGATTGCAGAGTCGGGTGAGAAAGGCGAAGAGAGGTGGCTCGAGCTCGAGCTCAAGCTGCTCGCCGATGCAGGCCTTGTGGGCTTTCCCAACGTCGGAAAATCGTCTTTGATAGCTGCCATGAGCAACGCAAGGCCCAAGATCGCAGATTATCCCTTCACCACACTGATCCCGAACCTCGGTGTGGTGAGAGTCGGCAGGGACATCGAATACGTCCTGGCAGACATTCCTGGTTTGATTGAAGGTGCGCACAAAGGAAGTGGGCTTGGAAACCTCTTCTTGAGGCACATAGAAAGATGCAGCGTTCTCGTGCACGTGGTGGACATAGCCTGCGTCGAGGGCAGGGACTTTTTGAAAGACTATGACACGATCATGGAAGAGCTGCACAAGTACAGCCCAGAACTTTTGAAAAAGCCCCAGATCCTGGTCGCGAACAAGATAGACCTGCTCGACGAAGAGGAGCTGAACAAAAGATTGGAGAGGTTAAAACAGCACACCGGTAAAGATCCAATCGCGGTGTCCGCGCTAACAAGGCAGAACATAGAAACGCTCAAAGAAAAGATCGCCCAGTTCGTCGGCGAGAGCAAGTTGAAGCTGAAGATGCTCCCCGCACCTCCTTTCGAAAAACCAAAACCTGTGAAGACCAGACTGGAGCTCAAGTTCGATTTCGATATCGTCAAAACGAAAGAAGGTTTCGTGGTGAAAGGAGAACAGGTTGAAGCCTGGCTCAAACGGTATTCACTCGAGCACAGGGACGCTTTGATCCGGTTCCTCGACGTGCTCGAGAGGAACGGTCTGAGCGAGAAGTTGAAACAGGCAGGTGCGAAAGATGGAGACACCGTCTGGATTGGGGACTACGACTTCGAATACCACGAGTAGGATCGGCATCTTCGGTGGAACGTTCAATCCCCCACATGTGGGACATTTGATCGTGGCCCAGTACGCGCTTGAGCTGCTGCAGCTCGAACTGCTCTACATCGTACCGGCGTACAGGCCTCCGCACAGATCCGGCGACGTGGCCCCGTTCGAGCTGCGCTTCGAATGGTGCGTCAAAACCTTTAAACTGAAGAACACTGTGGTGAGCGATTATGAAAAACAGCGTGGAGATATTTCTTATTCTCTCTATACGGTTCAACACTTCGCCGAAAAGCACAAGTGCGTTCCGTACTTCATCGTTGGAGAAGACGCCCTCAGGTACATAGAAACCTGGCACAGATACAGAGACCTTTTGAACTCATGCCACTTCGTCGTTTATCCACGCTACTGTGGCAAACCCTACCATGAAAGAGCCAGGGAAGTCCTCGGGGAACTCTTCGACAGGATCGTCTTCCTCAACGCTCCACTGGTCGAAATATCGTCCAGCGAGATAAGAGAAAGGATCAGACAGAAAAAGAGTATAAAAGGAATGGTCGTTTCACAGATCGAAGAGTCGATCGTGAGTTACTATGGCAAGATTTAGCTATCCGGGTATACTCGGTCTCGCACCCATGGCCGGTGTGACGGACAGGGCCTTCAGAACCGTCTGCAGGTTGTGGGGTGCTCAGTTCTTCTTCACCGAAATGATCAGCGCCGAGAGCGTGCTTTTAAATCTCGGCATTGTCGAAAGGATGCTTCCTTTTGAGGAAGAAAACACCGCGGTACAGCTGTACGGTTCAGACCCCGAGAAACTCGCCCTCGCTGCGAGGAAAGTTCAGCACAGGGCAAGCTGGATCGATCTGAATGCAGCGTGTCCTGTGAAGAAAATCGTCAAGAAGAACAGCGGAGCTGCATTGCTGAAAGATCTGGAAAGGCTCAGAGACATCGTCATGGCGATGAAAGACGCCTGTGACAAACCGATCACCGTGAAGATCAGGAT
Above is a window of Thermotoga sp. Ku-13t DNA encoding:
- the nadD gene encoding nicotinate (nicotinamide) nucleotide adenylyltransferase; translation: METPSGLGTTTSNTTSRIGIFGGTFNPPHVGHLIVAQYALELLQLELLYIVPAYRPPHRSGDVAPFELRFEWCVKTFKLKNTVVSDYEKQRGDISYSLYTVQHFAEKHKCVPYFIVGEDALRYIETWHRYRDLLNSCHFVVYPRYCGKPYHERAREVLGELFDRIVFLNAPLVEISSSEIRERIRQKKSIKGMVVSQIEESIVSYYGKI
- the obgE gene encoding GTPase ObgE — encoded protein: MEREDFVDRVKIFVKAGDGGNGAVSFRREKYVPKGGPDGGDGGDGGFVILRADASLSTLLKFKHQKKFVAENGQHGRGKKQAGKNGEDLIIDVPVGTVVKDAVTGEIIADLDRHGMMVCVARGGKGGRGNVHFATSTLRAPRIAESGEKGEERWLELELKLLADAGLVGFPNVGKSSLIAAMSNARPKIADYPFTTLIPNLGVVRVGRDIEYVLADIPGLIEGAHKGSGLGNLFLRHIERCSVLVHVVDIACVEGRDFLKDYDTIMEELHKYSPELLKKPQILVANKIDLLDEEELNKRLERLKQHTGKDPIAVSALTRQNIETLKEKIAQFVGESKLKLKMLPAPPFEKPKPVKTRLELKFDFDIVKTKEGFVVKGEQVEAWLKRYSLEHRDALIRFLDVLERNGLSEKLKQAGAKDGDTVWIGDYDFEYHE
- a CDS encoding LacI family DNA-binding transcriptional regulator — translated: MPTLKDVANLANVSVSTVSKVLNGKGRVSEEKRKEILKIARELGYTPNYHARNMARKSKILTIGLIVPDIINPFFARLTRGVQKACGEDSLVILMDSFRNLEREEKLIRNARFFGIDGIIIGNSRVSDDLVEEISDYIPVVVFDKFYELDNVVSIVLDNRYGAYMATKHLIENSCRNIVHLGGTHELYVSLERAKGYEAAMNEASLKPFVEPVGYNESAGYEGMKRLLEEGVQVDGVFCMNDLVAIGAMRALKEKNMRIPNDVAIVGFDNDEELCEIIDPPLSSVHQPVEEMGEVAAKLLFELIKGNSKIKRYVFSPRLVVRRSSLKKVDL